One genomic region from Muriicola soli encodes:
- a CDS encoding SLC13 family permease, with protein sequence MSDSRGVSLKLMSHIQKVVDVQSRVIYFLLCIIISFGLTYSMYEPSLDQAQIYVLFLLFLAIGLWVTEAIPPFAVGLLVFGFLIFAMNSHYSNVDPENVKEHYIGYINSWSSSVIWLMLGGFFIAEAMSKTQLDKVVFRMSVSRMGTSPKSVLLGLMLTTALFSMIMSNTATTAMMIASVLPFLNTIEKTAPMSKAILIGIAGAATIGGMGTLIGSPPNAIAIEALNNHGIDIGFLEWMMIGFPLALILTVLFWYLLSKKYIPKLKTIEITIEADTAMPDSESYRFEKIKKRIVIGVLSLTLLLWLTEKLHGIPASVVSLLPIILLTMTGIVTADDVRKLPWDTLMLVAGGLALGLAIKETGLADFYVEKIAKFKLNFYILVLLFAFLTVILSNVMSNTAAATVLIPLGIILTYQNPIVLPLVIGLCASTALFLPISTPPNAIAYSTGKLEQKDFRFGGLILGILGPLIIAATVLLTFVFL encoded by the coding sequence ATGAGCGATTCCAGAGGTGTTTCTCTGAAACTGATGTCACACATCCAAAAGGTCGTCGATGTACAAAGCAGAGTCATTTATTTCCTGCTCTGCATCATCATATCCTTTGGCCTTACCTATTCCATGTACGAACCGAGTCTGGATCAGGCCCAGATCTATGTTCTTTTCCTACTTTTTTTGGCAATCGGACTATGGGTGACTGAAGCCATTCCTCCTTTTGCGGTTGGTCTTTTGGTATTCGGGTTCCTCATCTTTGCCATGAATAGTCATTATTCCAATGTAGATCCGGAGAATGTAAAAGAACATTATATCGGCTACATCAATTCGTGGTCGAGTAGCGTGATCTGGCTGATGCTCGGAGGTTTTTTTATCGCGGAAGCTATGAGTAAGACCCAGCTAGACAAGGTAGTGTTCAGGATGAGTGTTTCCAGGATGGGAACTTCGCCCAAAAGTGTTCTCCTGGGTTTAATGCTCACCACAGCACTATTTTCAATGATCATGTCTAATACGGCCACCACGGCCATGATGATCGCTTCCGTACTGCCCTTCCTGAATACCATTGAAAAGACAGCGCCTATGTCTAAAGCTATATTAATCGGGATTGCAGGGGCAGCAACTATCGGAGGGATGGGGACACTCATCGGCTCACCTCCAAATGCCATAGCTATCGAAGCACTCAATAATCACGGGATCGATATTGGCTTTCTGGAATGGATGATGATCGGTTTCCCTCTGGCATTGATCCTAACGGTACTTTTTTGGTACCTACTCTCCAAAAAATATATTCCGAAACTCAAGACCATTGAGATTACCATCGAGGCAGATACGGCAATGCCCGATAGTGAATCCTACCGATTTGAAAAGATTAAAAAACGAATTGTGATCGGGGTATTGTCGCTTACCCTCTTATTGTGGCTTACTGAGAAATTACATGGCATCCCTGCTTCTGTGGTCTCTTTGCTTCCCATTATCCTTTTGACTATGACAGGAATAGTAACCGCAGACGACGTCAGAAAGCTGCCTTGGGACACTCTTATGCTTGTTGCAGGCGGCCTTGCCCTTGGACTGGCTATCAAAGAAACCGGACTAGCGGATTTTTACGTGGAAAAGATTGCAAAATTTAAACTCAACTTTTATATCCTGGTATTGCTTTTCGCCTTTCTAACCGTCATTCTTTCAAATGTAATGAGCAATACCGCTGCCGCAACGGTCCTGATTCCCCTCGGGATCATTCTTACCTATCAGAACCCCATTGTTTTGCCATTGGTGATAGGCCTTTGTGCCTCTACGGCCTTATTCCTGCCAATATCAACGCCTCCTAATGCCATTGCATATAGTACAGGAAAATTAGAGCAGAAGGATTTTAGGTTCGGAGGTCTGATCCTGGGCATTCTGGGGCCCCTGATTATCGCAGCCACAGTTTTACTCACTTTCGTTTTTTTGTAA
- a CDS encoding TonB-dependent receptor domain-containing protein, whose product MSISAQEKDLGTETVTVVKPYSPTVSDAFKIKSVPLLNDSVIQSKKEIKYSIFSVPVASTFTPAKGKAATVQKAAPEKLFNSSVSMGLGNFNNALLDVYTSRDIDRGNQRIDVGINHFSSRGDLDFTPLDTDFYNTDIDAAYSNRSRDGDWGISLGAQHQLYNWYGLPEGVFDEAVIAGIDEQQQYFSAELGAQFQQENAVFSQGGISFKRFWDSVESGENRAILTTLLDFPLSQESFALGLKADYVSGEFSNADVNNTANTQGISYSQFQVGLSPSILIEKDELSISLGANLVYGMDMENSEGNFYIYPQVTASYKLLDEIVIVYGGVSGQLYQNSYADFVGENPFVSPTLSIQPTDQQYNAELGFKGQLFPNLSYNVRGSYKAENRKPLFKLNPQNDFRDDEKGYTYGNSFELFYDDVRTLGIFGELNLDVNRNFSLGVNASVSEFDTETDNPAWNLPNLKGSLFMDYQIDEHWFMGANLFYVGEREDLSSVVIPNAQPADYPASVLTLDAYFDANAHLGYRLSNQLSIFAKASNLANNDYQRWANFRVQSFQILAGVTYKFDF is encoded by the coding sequence GTGAGTATATCAGCTCAGGAAAAGGATCTGGGAACGGAAACGGTTACTGTTGTAAAACCGTATTCACCAACGGTCTCCGATGCCTTTAAAATAAAATCGGTGCCTCTTCTCAACGATTCTGTCATCCAGTCTAAAAAAGAAATCAAATACAGTATTTTTTCGGTACCTGTTGCGTCCACCTTTACTCCGGCCAAAGGGAAAGCCGCCACCGTGCAAAAGGCAGCGCCAGAAAAATTATTTAATTCTTCTGTGTCCATGGGCCTGGGGAATTTTAATAATGCGCTTCTGGATGTTTATACCAGCAGGGATATTGACAGGGGGAATCAGCGAATTGATGTTGGAATCAACCATTTCTCTTCAAGAGGAGACCTTGATTTTACACCACTTGATACCGATTTCTACAATACGGATATAGATGCGGCCTATTCAAACAGGAGCCGAGACGGAGACTGGGGTATTTCCCTGGGTGCGCAACACCAGCTTTACAACTGGTATGGCCTTCCTGAAGGGGTATTTGATGAGGCAGTGATCGCAGGAATCGATGAGCAACAACAATATTTTAGCGCAGAATTAGGAGCCCAGTTCCAGCAGGAAAATGCGGTCTTTAGCCAGGGAGGAATTAGTTTTAAAAGATTCTGGGATAGTGTAGAATCAGGTGAGAACAGAGCTATTCTTACAACCTTACTCGATTTTCCCTTGAGCCAGGAATCCTTCGCGCTAGGCCTAAAAGCAGATTATGTCAGTGGGGAGTTTTCTAATGCTGATGTCAACAACACTGCGAATACGCAAGGTATTTCGTATTCTCAATTTCAGGTCGGACTCAGTCCCAGTATTCTAATTGAAAAGGACGAACTGAGCATCAGCTTAGGGGCAAATCTGGTTTATGGGATGGATATGGAGAACAGCGAAGGAAATTTTTACATCTACCCTCAGGTAACGGCTTCGTATAAACTACTTGACGAAATAGTGATTGTGTACGGTGGAGTGAGCGGACAATTATATCAGAATTCCTATGCAGATTTCGTTGGAGAGAATCCATTTGTCTCTCCTACCTTGTCTATTCAGCCAACAGATCAGCAGTATAATGCGGAACTAGGATTTAAAGGGCAGCTTTTCCCCAATTTAAGTTATAATGTAAGAGGATCGTATAAAGCCGAAAATCGCAAGCCACTTTTTAAGTTAAATCCGCAAAACGATTTTAGGGATGATGAAAAAGGCTATACCTACGGAAACTCTTTTGAGCTTTTTTATGACGATGTAAGGACCCTTGGAATTTTTGGGGAACTCAATCTTGATGTCAATCGAAATTTTAGCCTGGGGGTTAATGCCTCGGTTTCTGAATTCGACACAGAAACAGACAATCCTGCATGGAACCTTCCCAATTTAAAAGGATCTCTATTTATGGATTATCAGATAGATGAACACTGGTTTATGGGGGCGAATCTGTTTTATGTAGGTGAAAGGGAAGACCTGAGTTCTGTGGTCATTCCCAATGCGCAGCCCGCTGATTACCCCGCAAGCGTACTTACGCTTGATGCCTATTTTGATGCCAATGCCCATTTGGGGTACCGACTAAGTAATCAACTTTCCATTTTTGCGAAAGCGAGTAATCTGGCTAATAATGACTACCAGCGATGGGCCAATTTCAGGGTTCAGAGCTTTCAAATCCTGGCAGGAGTCACCTATAAATTTGATTTCTAG
- a CDS encoding DUF2911 domain-containing protein, with protein MKNVLTLALLVCALVFSGEAVAQDFSGMDKSPMDMASYPSDYKNSDKAVRVIYSRPQLKDRALSDLAPAGKVWRTGANEAAEITFYKGATIGGEKVNPGTYALFTIPGEDGWTVILNKNLNQWGSYFYDESGDVARVKGMVSSGSDSLEAFSMTFKEVDNGVHLIMGWGTTRVAVPITFVM; from the coding sequence ATGAAAAATGTACTTACACTTGCTTTACTGGTCTGTGCTCTTGTTTTTTCGGGTGAGGCCGTGGCACAAGATTTCAGTGGAATGGATAAAAGTCCAATGGATATGGCTTCCTATCCTTCCGATTACAAAAATTCTGACAAAGCGGTCAGGGTGATCTACAGCAGACCTCAACTTAAGGACCGGGCTCTAAGTGATCTGGCTCCTGCCGGAAAAGTTTGGAGAACCGGCGCCAATGAAGCAGCCGAAATCACTTTTTACAAAGGAGCTACTATTGGCGGGGAAAAAGTTAATCCGGGTACTTATGCCCTTTTTACTATTCCTGGTGAAGACGGGTGGACGGTGATTCTCAACAAAAATTTGAATCAGTGGGGATCCTATTTCTACGATGAATCCGGAGATGTTGCACGCGTAAAAGGTATGGTCTCTTCAGGATCTGATTCGCTGGAAGCATTTTCTATGACCTTTAAGGAAGTTGATAACGGCGTACACCTAATTATGGGTTGGGGAACCACCCGTGTTGCTGTCCCTATCACTTTTGTGATGTAA
- a CDS encoding OmpA family protein, translated as MYGILFGLCICSAQNLVINPSFEEHTSCPEKLGNFNSDVVGWNTPSLGSTDYFHACSEAMGTPKNFNGTQIADFGEGYAGFYLYAPNDYREYMQAKLTTPLKKGEVYELSFFVSLAERSDFAVNQFGVVFSEKPFSFEIKKEMSKRHLYSDVDNEFTYQEIGYSHFANDKKKWMLVSTTYTAKGNEEYMTLGNFKNNARTRKFLIKKGAKQGAYYYVDMVSLISKNPKLAASTAIAVVKDGPPSLNTPHLFQHVLFDFDKYLLLDSAKAYLKETYEFLVEDPSLNIIIHGHTDDIGLDSYNMQLSGNRCKAVVDYFTELGLSQERISWKGHGGKLPIADNSTAEGRQQNRRVEFILTKME; from the coding sequence ATGTATGGTATCCTTTTTGGTCTCTGCATCTGCAGTGCTCAGAATCTGGTAATTAATCCCAGTTTTGAAGAACACACTTCCTGCCCCGAAAAACTTGGGAATTTTAACTCAGATGTGGTGGGGTGGAACACACCTTCCCTGGGGTCCACAGATTATTTTCACGCTTGTAGTGAAGCGATGGGAACACCAAAAAACTTCAACGGCACTCAGATTGCCGATTTTGGTGAGGGCTATGCCGGGTTTTATTTGTACGCCCCAAATGACTACAGGGAGTACATGCAGGCAAAACTGACTACTCCTTTAAAAAAAGGCGAAGTGTATGAACTGAGTTTTTTTGTAAGCCTGGCCGAGCGATCCGACTTTGCGGTTAATCAATTTGGGGTAGTTTTCTCAGAAAAGCCCTTCAGTTTCGAGATCAAAAAGGAAATGTCGAAAAGGCATCTTTATTCCGATGTCGATAATGAATTTACATACCAAGAAATAGGATATTCCCATTTTGCGAATGACAAAAAAAAATGGATGCTGGTCTCCACTACTTATACTGCTAAAGGAAATGAGGAGTATATGACGCTGGGGAATTTTAAAAATAATGCCCGAACTCGTAAATTCCTGATCAAGAAAGGAGCCAAACAAGGAGCCTACTACTATGTGGATATGGTTTCCCTGATCTCGAAGAATCCTAAATTGGCGGCATCTACTGCTATTGCAGTTGTAAAGGACGGACCGCCAAGTCTTAACACCCCCCACTTATTTCAACATGTACTTTTTGATTTTGATAAATACCTCCTTTTGGATTCTGCAAAAGCCTATTTAAAAGAAACCTATGAATTTCTTGTTGAGGATCCTAGTCTGAACATTATTATCCATGGACATACCGATGATATCGGCCTCGATTCTTACAATATGCAATTGTCAGGAAATCGATGTAAAGCTGTGGTGGACTATTTTACGGAACTGGGCCTTTCTCAAGAGCGAATTTCCTGGAAAGGGCACGGCGGAAAACTACCCATCGCGGACAATTCTACGGCCGAAGGAAGACAACAAAATAGGAGGGTGGAATTCATCCTCACCAAGATGGAGTGA
- a CDS encoding NYN domain-containing protein: MDLNLAVLIDGDNIPSAYVKEMMEEIAKYGNPTIKRIYGDWTNPRLGKWKNVLLENAITPIQQYGYTAGKNATDSAMIIDAMDILYSGKVNGFCLVSSDSDFTRLATRLREAGMLVFGIGEKKTPSPFIVACDKFIYIEILKKQSEENTVDTEGSKSGKKSGVDKITRKDIQLVMDTVDDVADDEGWAFLGDVGSLLQKKQPNFDSRNYGYQKLTPLISALGEFEIERREDAKGRKKLIYVKIKEEKGRGSRK; the protein is encoded by the coding sequence ATGGATCTCAATTTAGCCGTATTGATAGACGGAGATAACATTCCTTCAGCCTACGTCAAGGAAATGATGGAAGAGATTGCCAAATACGGCAATCCTACCATTAAAAGGATTTATGGGGACTGGACCAATCCACGACTGGGTAAATGGAAAAACGTTTTGCTGGAGAATGCCATCACACCCATTCAGCAATACGGGTATACTGCAGGGAAAAATGCCACAGATTCAGCAATGATCATCGATGCTATGGATATTTTGTATTCCGGTAAGGTCAATGGATTTTGTTTGGTGAGCAGCGACAGTGATTTTACCCGTTTGGCTACGCGACTACGGGAGGCGGGAATGCTGGTATTTGGGATAGGAGAGAAAAAAACACCTAGTCCGTTTATCGTAGCCTGTGATAAATTTATCTATATCGAGATCCTGAAAAAACAATCTGAGGAAAACACGGTCGACACTGAAGGAAGCAAGTCCGGGAAAAAGAGCGGCGTAGACAAGATTACACGCAAAGACATACAGCTTGTTATGGATACGGTTGACGATGTGGCCGACGATGAAGGTTGGGCTTTTCTTGGGGACGTGGGAAGCCTGTTACAGAAAAAACAGCCCAATTTTGATTCCAGGAATTACGGCTATCAAAAGCTCACCCCACTGATCAGCGCCTTGGGCGAATTCGAAATCGAACGACGTGAAGATGCCAAAGGAAGAAAGAAACTGATCTATGTGAAGATCAAAGAGGAAAAAGGCAGGGGCTCTAGAAAATAA
- the gyrB gene encoding DNA topoisomerase (ATP-hydrolyzing) subunit B: MSEEKKNKYSADSIQALEGIEHVRMRPSMYIGDVGVRGLHHLVYEVVDNSIDEAMGGHCDTISVFINEDNSVSVRDNGRGIPVDLHKKEGVSALEVVMTKIGAGGKFDKDSYKVSGGLHGVGVSVVNALSNTLKATVFRDGKIWEQEYERGKALYPVKSTGTTKERGTEVTFHPDEKIFSQTIEFSYETLSNRMRELAYLNKGITITITDRREKDKDGEFVSEVFHSKEGLKEFIRFLDGNRESLIQNIIAMEGEKNDIPVEVAMVYNTGYTENLHSYVNNINTHEGGTHLSGFRRGLTTTLKKYADASGMLDKLKFEIQGDDFREGLTAIVSVKVAEPQFEGQTKTKLGNREVSSAVSQAVSEMLTNYLEENPDDAKIIVQKVILAAQARHAASKAREMVQRKNVMSGGGLPGKLSDCSEQDPTKCEVFLVEGDSAGGTAKAGRDRNFQAILPLRGKILNVEKAMQHKVFENEEIKNIYTALGVTIGTEEDSKALNLEKLRYHKVIIMCDADVDGSHIETLILTFFFRYMRELIEAGHVYIATPPLYLVKKGSKKNYAWNDKERDEIAESYKGGVSIQRYKGLGEMNAEQLWDTTMDPGYRTLRQVTIDNATESDRIFSMLMGDEVPPRREFIEKNAVYANIDA, encoded by the coding sequence ATGAGCGAAGAAAAGAAAAACAAGTATTCAGCCGATAGTATTCAGGCTCTTGAAGGCATCGAACATGTTAGAATGCGTCCTTCAATGTATATTGGGGATGTCGGTGTCAGAGGGCTGCATCACCTGGTTTACGAGGTGGTAGATAACTCTATTGACGAGGCTATGGGTGGCCACTGTGATACCATCAGTGTATTTATAAACGAAGACAATTCGGTATCCGTAAGGGATAACGGACGGGGGATTCCTGTCGACTTGCATAAAAAAGAAGGTGTTTCTGCCCTTGAGGTGGTAATGACTAAGATCGGGGCCGGAGGTAAATTTGACAAGGATTCTTACAAAGTCTCTGGTGGCCTGCACGGTGTAGGGGTCTCTGTAGTAAATGCGCTTTCCAATACACTTAAAGCCACAGTTTTTCGCGATGGAAAGATTTGGGAGCAGGAATACGAAAGGGGTAAGGCACTCTACCCGGTAAAAAGTACTGGTACTACAAAAGAACGCGGAACGGAAGTTACCTTTCATCCAGATGAAAAGATCTTCTCTCAAACAATTGAATTCAGCTATGAGACGCTCTCAAACAGGATGCGTGAACTGGCCTACCTGAATAAGGGTATCACCATTACGATTACAGACAGAAGAGAGAAGGACAAGGACGGCGAATTTGTTTCTGAGGTATTTCATTCTAAAGAAGGCCTCAAAGAATTTATCCGCTTTCTGGATGGGAATCGCGAGTCTCTGATTCAGAATATCATCGCGATGGAAGGGGAAAAGAATGACATCCCGGTAGAAGTGGCAATGGTTTACAATACAGGATATACCGAAAACCTTCATTCCTATGTCAACAATATTAATACCCACGAAGGGGGTACTCATTTATCCGGTTTCAGACGAGGTCTTACCACGACATTAAAAAAGTATGCGGATGCCTCCGGGATGCTGGATAAACTCAAGTTTGAGATACAGGGGGATGACTTCCGCGAAGGACTCACAGCTATTGTTTCCGTTAAAGTTGCCGAACCTCAGTTTGAAGGACAAACCAAGACAAAGCTAGGGAACAGGGAAGTTTCTTCAGCGGTTAGTCAGGCCGTATCTGAAATGCTGACCAATTACCTGGAAGAAAATCCCGACGATGCCAAAATAATAGTACAAAAGGTGATTTTGGCAGCCCAGGCGAGACATGCGGCTTCAAAAGCCCGGGAAATGGTTCAGCGAAAGAACGTAATGTCCGGTGGGGGATTACCGGGGAAACTATCAGATTGCTCCGAACAGGATCCCACAAAATGCGAAGTATTCCTGGTGGAGGGAGATTCTGCGGGAGGAACGGCCAAAGCAGGCAGGGACCGTAATTTTCAGGCGATATTGCCTCTTAGGGGTAAGATCCTGAATGTTGAAAAAGCCATGCAACACAAGGTTTTTGAAAACGAGGAAATAAAAAATATTTACACTGCACTGGGCGTTACTATTGGAACCGAAGAAGACAGCAAGGCTCTGAATTTGGAAAAACTTCGTTACCATAAGGTCATCATCATGTGTGATGCGGATGTCGATGGAAGTCACATCGAAACCCTAATTCTCACCTTCTTTTTCCGTTACATGCGTGAATTGATTGAAGCAGGGCACGTTTACATTGCCACTCCTCCGCTTTATCTCGTGAAAAAAGGAAGTAAGAAGAATTACGCCTGGAACGATAAGGAAAGGGATGAAATAGCTGAGAGCTATAAAGGTGGAGTAAGCATACAGAGATACAAAGGTCTCGGGGAGATGAATGCGGAACAGCTTTGGGATACAACTATGGATCCGGGGTACAGGACGCTTAGGCAAGTGACCATTGACAACGCAACCGAGTCTGACAGAATCTTTTCCATGCTTATGGGAGACGAGGTACCTCCAAGAAGGGAGTTTATCGAGAAAAATGCGGTTTATGCCAACATTGATGCATAA
- the asnB gene encoding asparagine synthase B, translating to MCGIVCAFDIKESSEVLRPQLLEMSKKVRHRGPDWSGIYSDDKAILAHERLAIVDPASGKQPLLSPDGKMILAANGEIYNHRELRKQFEGNYAFRTESDCEVILALYQKKGPAFLDEMNGIFGFAIYDSVKDTYFVARDHMGIIPLYMGWDKNGTFYVASELKALEGTCTKIELFPPGHYLHSDDGELKQWYSRDWMEYDAVKDNETSIEEIRDALEAAVHRQLMSDVPYGVLLSGGLDSSVTSAIAKKFAQKRIESDDTTEAWWPQLHSFSVGLDGSPDLAAARKVADQIGTVHHEIKFTIQEGLDAIKDVIYNLETYDITTIRASTPMYLMARVIKSMGIKMVLSGEGADELFGGYLYFHKAPNEKEFHEETVRKLQKLHMYDCLRANKSLAAWGIEGRVPFLDKEFMDVAMRINPKDKMINGERMEKWVVRKAFESYLPESVAWRQKEQFSDGVGYSWIDTLKEVVAKEVSDEQLANAKFRFPIQTPTSKEEFYYRAIFESHFPSDAAALCVPQEASVACSTKTALEWDEAFKNMNDPSGRAVAMVHADAYVK from the coding sequence ATGTGTGGAATAGTTTGTGCCTTTGACATAAAGGAGAGTAGTGAGGTTTTACGGCCCCAATTATTGGAAATGTCCAAAAAAGTGAGGCACCGTGGCCCCGATTGGAGTGGTATTTATTCGGATGATAAGGCCATACTGGCACATGAGCGCCTTGCCATCGTTGACCCTGCATCGGGTAAGCAGCCTTTGCTCAGCCCGGATGGTAAAATGATCCTTGCTGCGAATGGCGAAATCTATAACCATCGCGAGCTGCGCAAACAATTTGAGGGAAATTACGCCTTCAGGACCGAATCAGATTGCGAGGTAATCCTTGCCCTTTATCAGAAAAAGGGTCCGGCTTTTCTCGATGAGATGAACGGTATCTTTGGATTTGCCATTTACGATTCCGTGAAAGACACCTATTTCGTAGCCAGAGACCATATGGGAATAATTCCGTTGTACATGGGATGGGACAAAAACGGTACATTCTACGTGGCTTCAGAGTTAAAGGCCTTGGAAGGGACCTGTACAAAAATTGAACTCTTCCCACCGGGGCATTACCTGCATTCCGATGATGGGGAATTAAAGCAATGGTATTCTCGTGATTGGATGGAATACGATGCCGTAAAAGATAATGAAACCAGTATTGAAGAGATACGCGATGCTCTGGAAGCGGCTGTGCACCGCCAGCTGATGTCTGACGTTCCTTATGGGGTGCTTTTGTCGGGCGGACTCGATTCTTCGGTCACTTCGGCCATAGCTAAGAAATTTGCACAAAAAAGGATTGAATCTGACGATACCACAGAAGCTTGGTGGCCTCAGCTGCACTCTTTTTCGGTAGGTCTTGACGGTTCTCCGGACCTTGCTGCGGCCAGAAAGGTTGCGGACCAGATCGGTACTGTTCACCACGAGATCAAATTTACGATACAGGAAGGGTTAGATGCCATAAAAGATGTGATTTACAACCTGGAAACTTATGATATTACTACGATTAGGGCTTCCACTCCTATGTACCTTATGGCCAGGGTGATCAAATCCATGGGGATTAAAATGGTCCTGTCCGGCGAAGGCGCTGATGAACTCTTTGGAGGCTATCTCTACTTCCACAAGGCCCCGAATGAAAAGGAATTCCACGAAGAAACGGTTAGAAAGCTGCAAAAGCTTCATATGTACGATTGTCTAAGGGCCAATAAATCATTGGCGGCCTGGGGAATAGAAGGAAGAGTGCCATTTCTCGACAAAGAATTTATGGATGTAGCCATGCGGATCAATCCAAAGGATAAAATGATCAACGGAGAACGCATGGAAAAGTGGGTAGTGCGCAAGGCCTTCGAATCTTACCTGCCTGAAAGTGTTGCCTGGAGACAGAAAGAACAATTTTCTGATGGAGTGGGTTATAGTTGGATAGACACCTTAAAGGAGGTAGTTGCAAAGGAAGTGAGTGACGAACAATTGGCGAATGCAAAATTCCGATTTCCTATCCAGACCCCTACCTCTAAAGAAGAGTTTTACTACCGGGCAATATTTGAGTCGCATTTTCCTTCTGATGCCGCTGCCCTCTGTGTACCTCAGGAGGCCTCTGTTGCCTGTAGCACGAAAACTGCTCTTGAATGGGATGAAGCTTTTAAGAATATGAACGATCCATCAGGCAGGGCCGTGGCTATGGTCCACGCAGACGCCTACGTAAAATAA
- a CDS encoding amidohydrolase, producing MKKLLFVSCITILASCETAEQADLLLINAKVYTVNDSFETTEALAVSEGKIIAVGTTDEIQNKYKADEVIDAEGKTVVPGLIDAHCHFYGLGLNQLKVDLVGTGSYEEVVERVKAFQEQNPSNFIQGRGWDQNDWEEKEFPSKEELDVLFPDTPVALERVDGHAYLVNQKALDLAGIVESTVVKGGEIIKRNGKITGVLVDNPMAMIDKIAPPPTLEMNIKALKDAEEICLDYGLTTVNDAGLTRETIELIDSLQQAGELSIRVYAMVSNSPDDVNYFLDKGIIKTDQLNVRSVKVYGDGALGSRGAALREPYSDQPGHFGAMVTPIEDIEALAMQIAASDYQMNTHAIGDSANIAVLRAYKKALEGKEDRRWKIEHAQVISMEDFDYFEDGIIPSIQPTHATSDMYWAKDRLGPGRVKGAYAFKTLLNKAGTVALGTDFPVERVSPFLTFYAAVARKDTAGYPEGGFQMKDALSREETLRGMTLWAAYSNFEEDEKGSLEVGKVADFVILSDDIMNVPLEAIPNLKAEQVFINGVKKK from the coding sequence ATGAAAAAATTACTTTTCGTCTCCTGCATTACAATCTTGGCGTCATGTGAGACTGCCGAACAGGCAGATTTACTCCTCATCAATGCTAAGGTTTATACGGTAAACGACTCATTTGAAACCACTGAGGCCCTTGCGGTAAGTGAGGGTAAAATTATTGCCGTTGGAACTACAGATGAAATACAAAATAAATACAAGGCCGATGAGGTGATAGATGCCGAAGGGAAAACGGTTGTCCCCGGTCTTATAGATGCCCATTGCCATTTCTATGGTCTCGGCCTGAATCAATTGAAGGTCGATTTAGTGGGAACTGGCAGTTATGAGGAAGTTGTAGAACGGGTAAAGGCTTTTCAGGAGCAAAACCCTTCTAATTTTATTCAGGGCCGGGGATGGGATCAAAACGACTGGGAAGAAAAGGAATTTCCCTCCAAGGAAGAACTGGATGTCCTTTTCCCCGATACTCCCGTGGCACTTGAAAGAGTAGACGGGCATGCATATTTGGTGAACCAGAAGGCTCTCGATCTCGCGGGAATAGTTGAATCTACGGTAGTTAAGGGTGGCGAAATCATCAAGCGCAATGGGAAAATCACCGGGGTGCTTGTTGACAATCCTATGGCAATGATTGACAAAATAGCTCCTCCACCGACTCTTGAAATGAATATTAAAGCCTTAAAGGACGCAGAAGAGATTTGTTTGGATTACGGCCTTACCACGGTGAACGATGCCGGACTAACGCGTGAAACTATAGAACTAATAGACAGCCTGCAACAAGCAGGAGAACTCTCCATTAGGGTATATGCCATGGTCAGTAATTCTCCGGATGACGTCAATTATTTCCTGGACAAGGGAATTATAAAAACAGATCAACTCAATGTTAGATCTGTAAAGGTTTATGGCGATGGAGCATTGGGCTCAAGGGGGGCAGCTTTACGAGAGCCCTATTCAGATCAGCCGGGTCATTTCGGAGCCATGGTTACCCCTATAGAAGATATTGAAGCCCTGGCTATGCAAATAGCAGCATCAGATTATCAAATGAATACACATGCTATAGGGGATTCCGCAAATATCGCAGTCTTGCGTGCCTACAAAAAGGCTTTGGAAGGCAAGGAAGACCGACGCTGGAAAATTGAACATGCCCAGGTAATTTCTATGGAGGATTTCGATTATTTTGAGGATGGTATCATCCCTTCTATACAGCCTACCCATGCTACGAGTGATATGTACTGGGCTAAAGATAGATTGGGACCTGGCAGGGTAAAGGGAGCTTACGCATTTAAAACCCTCTTAAACAAGGCAGGTACGGTGGCACTGGGAACCGACTTTCCGGTGGAACGGGTGAGTCCGTTCCTCACATTTTACGCGGCAGTAGCCAGAAAAGATACAGCCGGATACCCTGAAGGAGGCTTTCAGATGAAAGATGCCTTATCAAGGGAGGAAACACTCAGGGGAATGACCCTCTGGGCAGCGTATTCAAATTTTGAGGAAGACGAAAAGGGTAGTCTGGAAGTAGGCAAGGTTGCAGATTTTGTGATCCTTAGTGATGACATTATGAACGTTCCATTAGAGGCCATCCCTAATTTAAAAGCCGAACAGGTCTTTATCAACGGGGTTAAAAAGAAATAG